The Meriones unguiculatus strain TT.TT164.6M chromosome 19, Bangor_MerUng_6.1, whole genome shotgun sequence genomic interval AATCTGTTGCTGAATAGATTGTACCACACATCATTCTGAAActgacttaaagaaaaaaaagtcatttattatttatcaatGTTTCTCTGGGTAAAGAATTTGAAAGCAGCTTGACTAGAGTCCATGAAGTTGTAGTAAGAGGTGAGCTAGTCTATAGGCATCTGAAATTCTGATAGGAGCTGAAGGATCTTGCTTTTCAAGCTACTCATGTGCCTGGCTAGCCAGTGCTGGCTGCTGGTAGAAAGCCTCGGTACCCTTATCTGTGGATTTCTTCCAAGAGTTTCTTGAATGTTCTCATGGCAAGGCAACTGGCTTACCTCTAAAGAAAACAATCCCAGTGAGTCAGAAGGAAGCTGAACCACCTTTTGTGACCTTGTTTTAGAAGTCACTCATTGAAACTTTAGTTGTATTCTACTGTTTTGGTCAAGTACACATAATGAATTCAGCCAtgatacataataaaaaatggcTGCATTGGGTGAGGGCCAAGGAATTCAACATGGCTGCAGTGTCTGCAGAGCGCTGTGTGTGGAGAAAAGGCCAATGAGATGAGATGGGACCAGATCCTTGAGCTCTCTGAAGGGAGTTGGAAGCACTCAGCAATGATTTACCATGAAAAGAGATGTTGCTGATTACTcttcatgcacatatgtgtagggTTAGATTTTTTTCACCTAACCTACTTtacttagggttcttaaacacttatacctcccttccacaccctgaccagaggtaggggagaaaggttATTAGATAAAGGGGTTGTAGACCTTTTCAGAAGTAGTTGCTTCGTATGGGTCCACTCTTCACTGTCCAGATagcagcagtccagtccaaaggtctacaccaaacagcaacacaaatcagTATGATTCAAAAGATCCGGACAAGTCAGGGAAAGCTGCGAGACTCAGTTGGATTGTTCCAAGAAGTTCTCTGcaatgtttctctctgtgcagtcaagtgttgaagcatgaagaCCTGTGCAGGGACATTGTTCCAAAAGGTGATGTCCAATGTTCacgggcttctatatatctcctctcctcagagttcacccatggatgttctcagctgacctAAAGTGATGCCCCTTGcacaagacagctcacagcaaaacatcatgtgccctctcacaagataGCTTCTAACAAAACATCACATGTCTCAACTGAGTCTTGAACGAAACCAGAGATTTTCACTTCACGCATGCATACTTACCTGTTATTTACCTGTTAACAAAGCTATCAATATCTAAATTCTAACTTCCTTAAAGTCAAGAGATGACTCTTACTTTAAAATATTCCACAATACATAACGCCATACCTGGAACAGATGTTTACTGAGTAAATCATCTTCCCAAATATTCACATAGATGTAATCATACATGCTGATATTTTTATTCATCTATATGTGGACACACACAGTTCTAAGAGCTGTGTTTTCAAAGACCAGCTTCAACACTACAGTGTAAACTGAGTCAGGACATAGACAAACAATTGGCTGATGACCCAATAGACCTTTTCTGAGGGTAATTCTTCAGGCCAGAACCTATGGTTACCAACTGTGGCTTCCACTGATAGTGGCAAAGTTAGGTGCCAGAATTAAATCGCTGGTGGCAGGCCAGTGCTGGTAACTTCCTGGAGTGGTATAAGCCCACTCCGGGAAGCTAGGTATTGGCTCCTAGTGGGAGCTTTCCACTGGTGGTGGCAATGTCGGGGTTTCCACTTAATTGTGGCAAGcatctaaaaaagaaaagcaagaaggagagaaaaagacacacacacacacacacacacacctgcacttaTACTTgctgatgaagtaagacagaatCCAGAAGTTAGATTCCAACaagcttctttattttatttaactccttttcatttagcttctcttacaggcttcttctactttacacatacacacacacacacacacacacacacacacacacacacacatatatatatatgtatatttgcatacatacacattcacatattgggtggatggagcaaactccagagagtGAGCTTCAACTCAaccgtacatacatacatatacatgcatctTGGTGGACTGAACAGACTCCAAAGAGTGAGGCCTGAAGCACCTACATATGCCTTGGTGGATGGAAAAAATTCCGAACAGAGAGTTTCAAACCACCTTATtctcttttctatactttctATATCCGAGAAAGATCTTTGAAGCAGCACAAACATCACAACGTGCTTACATTCTATTTGTCATTAAGTGAACGATTACACTGAGTACACATGAAAAAAACACGTTCCCCCATACCTTCACATGAGCAAACGATTTACGCATTGTGGgtgaaaacaaatatgaaaaacacgTTATTCCCAAGAACCCATGTACACTTGTAACTAAATAGTGTGTTATAAACTAACAAGGTGAGCAAGCAAGGTAACTTCTCAGCCAGCTTTTCCTTTACCGGCAGGCTATAGTGTGTGGTTACAAAGAGAGAATCAATTATCTCAAAAGGTAGTTTTATAAAAGTCTTAGAAGAATCACAAACCTAagcttttatataaaaaacaatgagccatctctactttaaatctttaagatgcacatctactcattaataatCTTATTAAATCATATCGGGAAGGTGAGGGCAAAAACAAGTATAAGAAAGTCATTTGTTGTCTCCATTACGAGCCCAGCTTGAGAGTCTCACATCAGACAGTGCTACATTGGGCTAGTGTTCCTGCTCACCAACCTCAAAACGTCCCTGGGTTTACTATTAAGactgtacttttcttaacttcaaattgttctctgagattttctacatcagagccaCTAGCAAAAACAACTTCGCCTGACTttgctaaacaatctatttttccaaattctttctaagggtagcggccattgctaacaatctatatctgtAGGTTCTTTTCAAGGgtggtggtttaaataataaACCTGCCCCAGCAACCATGCccgaaagagatcaagcattgttaaatTGTACGTGCTAGGtatactgcccagtgaggggctggaagccCTTTAGAGTTTTCATACGACTCATATATTATATGAGGGAGGTGGTGACCATAGAGCAACAAGCAGACCTATGTTCCGTAACATCATGAAGTCCTCAGGACGTTCTCAGGGGTGTCCCACACCGACACACGCCCATCATGGGCCTGCTGATGGGTGGGCTGCACTCCATGAGTTCTAGAGCTGTTTTTGCTTGTTCCAACTTCATGGCTCCTGACATTGTGTACATGCTAAGTTTCTGCTCTTCTCCTCATCTGTGTCTGTGGACCTAGTTCTTCCTATATTACTTGCTATATGCCTTCTGTGGATACTGTTCTCGGGACATGATAGGGAAATGAGTGAACATACAAGACGAACAATGTCATGCTTTGGATCCTAAGTTATCCCAAAGGATTTTATGCTAAAGTTTTGGCCTGCAGCTTGTGGCACTATTGGAAAGTGATGGAACCGTGAAGAGGTGAAGCACAATTGGAGGAAGTTAGGTAAACACAACTGTGCCATAGAAGTGGGACGtcgccttctttctttctctcctttgttttcttgCCTCATGATGTAGGCTGACTTCCATGCCATGTTCTCCTTCCATGAGGCACTTAGCCATCACAGGCCCAAAAAGCTGGGGCAAGTGGCCATGGGCTGAAACTTCCTAAACAGGGACCCTAAGTAAACTTTTTCTTACTTTTAGTTGTTTTTCTACaatgttttgtcacagtgacagaaagaaGATTAGTGTAGTCAGGGAAGAAAGAGCAGATGGAGGATGAAACTCAAAACAAGAATCATAGTCTACCAGATGGGAGACAAGATCCCAAAAGTCAAACAGGTTTCCAGGTCAGGGAGAGCACTGCACATCTGCATGTGTGAGCACATACGAGcctgtgtgctcctgtgtgtcCTAAAAAATTGTTCAAAGAATCCATGATTGCACTATCTATGTGGACCTATTCACACACATGTTAGACTTGAATTTACAGTATAATCTGAAGATAGATATTTGGGCCAAGAACAGGTCACTTGTTTTCTGTAAAAGTACCCAAGGGCTGTTCAGAAGAACAAGAAAGCATTccacagagaagctgaggcaaTGCAGTGCCCCCAGCTCTGCAGAAGCTTTGCCAAGACTGCGATGTGAAAGGTGGAAGGGTCATGTGACACAGATGTGCCTTCCAGCTCACTAGGTGATTTAAACTTTGGGGAGACCCAGCTGGCACCTGGCTCTGAGTCCTCACCCTCCACACTGGCTGATGAAGGGACTTCTAGTATACTTCAAAGTGGCCTACTTTAAAGAATTTGTGTTTGGAGAAAGCTAAGGGGCCCACTTGGCTTGAGGTTTCTCTCTGTACCTAAGGGAGATCACAACTCAGTGTGCATCAGGTGACAGCTATATGAGCTGACCAGAGGACCATGAGGGTCTCTGAGCCATTTTTCACTGTCACTTACCTAAGCTCGCTGACCCCTCAAGGATGTGGCTGGCTGGAACTGAGGAGTCCATGCCAGTCTTCAGCAAATCTGGAGTTACCCGCCTGTGTCTGTCACCCTTTCCTAGAGTCATCTAGGGTCAGTAACTGTACGTTTCTCTTTGTCCTGCTTACTGGGTTGGGATTGTTTTAAGAGCTCTCTCGTGGTGTAGAGAATATTAACAGCTTAGGGGCCTGTGTGAATGCACTCTTTTGTGTAGTTCTTCCTTCGTAGGATGCCCGTAGCAAGTGATTCACTCCAGATATTCTCTTAGAGGTAGAACCTACTGCCTTACGTCTTCTGGGCAAAGTACAGAGTTGAGAATGCTACCACCATGCAGATCAGTGCAATGTGTGAGTGTCATCAGTGTGACGAAGTATGCGGCTAGGATTAGCTCCTGTGATTTCTCAAGGACCCCGTAGTATATTTCACTAATGCATGGACCCAGATGAACTTTTCACGTCTGGGCAGGCCTATGTGGGTTGTGGAGCCAAAGAACCTCCTAGCATGTTCACTGTGCTATTGGCAGGAAAGGAGATGAACAGGAGGCAACTGGAAGGGGGTGGGAAAAGGCATGAACACGGGAAAGTCTCTCTGCTGAGACAccagcaggcagcagcaggatcaTTTTCTTATTGTCCTATAGGAACATATTTTCTGATGTCCTCTCTGGTGCATATGCTGCCACCTGAGATGCtgcagaaatgagtcagacacCTCCTCCAAACACACACGTGGATGAAGGGAAGCCCAGAGGAAAATATCTCTAGCATGCTTACATTGTGAAGGGTCTGGTTTTTCTAGGTAAAAAAGTGACTTTTCAACTAAACCAGTACAAAAGAGCTTCTGACTGGAGTAGCATTCTCTCCACAGACATAACCAAATACACAAGTCCAATGAATTAAACACCGTTTTTATCTCATAAGTTCTGTAGGCTGGAAGTCTGACATGGGCTGAGGTTTACTGGGCTGAAATCACTAAGCCACATTTCCTTTCTGAAAGCTCTGGAaacatttttccccctttcctggaAGCCATCTCAACTTTCTTGGCCCATAGATTCTTTCCTCTAATTTCAAAGCCAAAGATGGGCTGGGTTCTCCCATCCATGACTCCGCCCTATTCTGCCTTCTTCTTGGGAATTAAGAACCTTTTGATTACACTGATCTCCAAGACAATCCAGGAAAATGTCCCCATCTTAAACTCAGCACATTAGTAACCTGTTCCATCTGCAACCCTTAGTTCTCTTTTATTAACAACTGTGAAACTCACCAGTTTCAGAGATTAATTAGGAAATGAATGGACATCTTTGTCAGGCAATTTATTCTCTTATCAGGGGACTTATATTTcttggttgctgttgtttttttactTCTGTAAACTCTTTTGGTTCAGCATAGCAACATAACAAGCAATGCCTTAGGAACTGAGGTCTTAAAATGACTCCTGAAACAGATTAGGGCTTTCAATTTTCACTCCTCCTTTTGCTACCTGTTGACCTTAGATTAGCCTCTCTCTGAACCCCAGTTTCTCATCTCTAAGATGGGGATAATACAACTCTTTTACTGAGGTTACCAAGGAAACACAACTGTTTGGTATAATACCTGACATGTAGAAAGTACTCGGTGAGtgttaattttaactttttaaagttgGGCCAGAGTAAATGGGGGAAGGGTGGAGGAGGACAGAGATGTGTAGGACTGAGATTTTTCTGTACAATGAGCTACCTCATTGAACCTCATAGATGGTTCAGTTCTTCTTGTTGCTTGCTGTGGTTCGGATTCTGTCTATAGAAGCCTCCAGGACTCACTGGGCagttgaggaaaagaaaaaatgcagCCATCATTTTTCTTGTCTATGCCTCATGCCACTCTGCTTTTCCTGTGGGTCCTCCATTGCTTGCCTGACGCTGCATCCAGGCCAGGGAGTCACACCCTCTGGTGAGTGTGCCAGGTACAACAAaaggtgaagtgtgtgtgtgtgtgtgtttgtgtgtgtgtgtgtgtgtgtgtgtgtgtgtgaggctcaGTTGAGCCTTCTAATCACTCACTGAGCCTGCAGGGGCCCCAGACTCTCTGTGCCTGTTGATTAAATTAGGGGTGCTGAGCCAGGATTTTCCAGGACTAATTACCCCTGGCTTTGAATAAAACCATTTCTATTTGGCTCTTGCCACAGTCCAGGGACGAGACCCAAAGTCCAGCTGAGGCTTCCCTGTCCCTGGAGAAAAGTGCTCTGGTCCTCAGGGTCCAAGAGAACCCAGAGCGGGGTGGGGTGCAGGGGAAGGTGGCCTCCCAGAGAGCTGCAAAGCACTGTTAGCACCTAGTGTTGACAAGGATGCAAGAAAACTAGTAGTCTGGGTCTTTTGGGAGCTTAATTAGCATCCTTCCATAGTAAAAGCACACACTTTTCTGCCCAACAATCCAATctggggagggggaaactccAGTGTAGTGAAGACATGAAAATCTACTACAGAACGTTGTTTGAATAGGAATGTTTGTGACAGTAACATTTGCAGAgcatcaaaagacaaaacaagaaaacaaaaacctatatggGCATCAGTATAGTTTAACCCAACCAAACaatcagccaaccaaccaacaggAAATTGTAGTACGTAGTACAGCATTTTGTGTAATAGTGTGTGGCTGAATAAAAGAAGAAGCTATGTGTTTAGATGCCCATCTAAAGATTTGGTTGAAATGAAACACACATCCCATGGAGAGAGCCTAAACCCATCCTCACTGTGGGTGTCTGCCAGCACACCACTAGGAACACACAGTCATCATCCTATGAACACAGCGAGTGATGGAGGGGTAAAGCTCTCCCTTTATATGCCCTTGAATCCCTTTGTTGGTTAAAAGGATAatttctctttacattttttaCTGCTGGAAGAAGAATTTTCTCTAAATAGCAGGAGTGCTGCAGCTGGCACTCCTTGGTCTTGGGCAGTAAAGGTCTGGGCAGAGCCAGGTTGTGGGGAATGGCCTGGGGGGGGGGCGTAGTCACCCAGAGCTGATGGCTTTATTCTAAGGAGTTTGTCCAGGGTATCAACAAAGAAGGTAACAGTGGGGCAGAGAGCTTGGGTAAGCCTATAGCTTAAAACTGCCCCTACATATTAAAAGGCAGAAGGAAGCCAGCTCaggggtgcatgcctgtaatcctggcactcagggaggcagaggtagccttatctctgtgagttacaagccagcctggtctacaaaagcgagttcaggacagccaagattagagagaccttgtctctccttgtttctcagaaagaaaaagagggggtgGGGGCATAAATAGGTTGTCCTGGGAGTTTACTTTGAAGAATTCGGAGAGTCCCATCAAATAAAGCCTAAATCAGACAAGAAATTAAATTAAGAGTTAGCGATATGGGCGGGTTGCAACAGGTAAAatcctgtgacacacacacacacacacacacacacacgcacacacagagacagagagacagagagagcgcacTACTTTGCTCGCTTGGGCTGTTAGTTTTGGGAAGTGGGACCAGATCCAGATCCAAACATGGCATTACTCCACAGCGACTTGAAGAGACTTGGGCTGCAGGAAAGGGGGCAAATTCAGGGTCTTTCTTGATCCCTCCCCACTACTCTGTGTTTACCATTTTGTTTCCACGATAGAAGCAAGGGGTGAGGGAGATGAGCATGTGGATAACGGATTCCCTTTGGTTGGTGGTAGGGAGCAAAGGGAAGTGGAGACCTTGATCTTTCTCTCGAGGGCCCGTAAGCTACAGTTTCAGAAATCGCCCTCCACCTCCACGCCAGCCAGCCTAGACCAGGTGGCTTCACCAGAGCCTGGATGAAAGTCAGGAGAGTGAGAGGACGCAGGATATCTTGACGGACCTCCCCAGAAGCTCTGAGGGCGGCCTTCGGGAGATGGGAAAAGCTTCTCCTGATTTCCAGGAGGCCTGGGTCCACAATTGTAGGTTTGGCTGTGGCTACTAGGAATGGGTACTCCCAGCAAAGATTCAGCGGGCCCTTACACCACCGGACGCGGAAATTCTTTTTACGAATGAAAAGTTTTCTGGATCCTCAGGAAGAAAGTGTCCCACAGGGGCACTTGTAATGTTTGCTTCGAGAAGAGTCCTGAGTGAAAGTGAAGGGTTTTACCTGGGCCTCCTTTTCTCTGACGGGGGCTTTATCTCTCCTGCTCTACCTAATTTCCCCCTTCACTCACTTTTCCTTATTTCACAAATcgccctcctctctcctctccgcGACCCCCGCTTTCTAGATCGGCCTCCCTCATCTTTCTCTGGCTTTCCATTTCCCACAgatgtctttctccctctcaccaTCCCTCAAATTTCTGACCGAGGCTGGGCCTTCCAAAAATGTCCTTTCTCACAAATTCCCAAGGAGTTGGTGCTAGCGTGTCTTGAATTTACTTTGCCTAGGAATGATGTGAAGGTGGTCCTATTcaagggcggaagccagcgccactGGGCCGCGTGGAGAGCCAAGGAGGACGCTTGAAGGTCAGCTCCGGAGCAGGTAGCTGTGCTGAACTTGGTGCCCACTCTGCCCACCTTACCACGGTGTTAGGGCGTGATCACACCACCTCCCAGAACTGGCACCCGGGGCTTCTGCGCTGCTGCTCGAGACACAGTGACACCACAACCGACCTATGGAGATGTCACCGTGATTAAACAGTACGTGATAGCTGGCGACGGCGCGATAATAACGGAAGCaatcacaaacaaaagaaacgtTGTGCGAGGAGCCAGGTCGAAAAGCCAGAGTTTCTAAGACTGGCCAGAGTCGCCTGAAGTTCCTGGAGATCTCTACCGAGCGCGGGAGCGAGCCCTGGTCCCTTCGCTCGGTAAGGTAGCTTTACATGGTAAGCGGTGCTCCCGTCTCTGCCTGGAGTAAGTGGAGGGGCATTCTTGCTGGGAGGCCTCTCCCTCCTGGGCAGTTCCTCCCGGAGAGCACTGGGACCCTTACTCAGAGCAAGGTGTTTCTGAAAAGGAACCCCGTTGTGAGAACAGATCAGCTGGCCCCATCCCGCCCCCTGctcccttctgtctcctcccaCAGCCTCGCCCACTTCTAGGAGGTGCATCTCCAGCCTGCTGGTCTGCTCTTCCTCCAGAGTCTAGCAGAAAACGCCGCGCAAGCTTCATTTCTGCAAGCTAGGGGCTGTGGCCACCGGATCGTTCCTAATTCGCAAAGGAAAAAGATCCTGGGCAGCAAAACGTtatggcaaaacaaaaacaaaaacaaaacaaaaaacagaaaaacgcAGGGCCGGAGGAgaccctctttattttttttctctccttgtaccCTCACCCCATCAGATAGATTGATGTATTCGAGACGGACttagatgttttcatttaaattctAGCGGTTGTGCTTAGGTTGGGCACCTGTCTATTGGCACTTTTTTTGAAAACACCGTTGGAGTGAAATGAAGAAATCCCAACCGCTTTCCAAAATAATGAGCGACCCGGAGCGTTCAAACACGTCAGCAAGAACCCCTTTGGTTTGGGCTGGGATCCAGAtccagggaggaggaaaggggtgaGGAGGGATTGGGGGCGGGGAGCGAGTGGGACTGTTCCCTGGAGTGGCCCCGCGCGGCGCGTGCGTGAACCAGAGCCCGTAATGTATGCTGCCATTAAGAATCCGCGCGGCTTCCAGCGCTCGGGGCGCAAGGACGCATGTGTTGCTCGAATTCAATCCGTGGGGGGAATGCAGATTGCGCTGCGACCCACTGGGTTTGATTTATGAACTGTTACACTAGCGATTGTTTACACATTGCATTTCAGAGCCCAGGCACACCCTCCCCGCCGCGGGCGGCGGGCTGCTGGGTGTGGGAGCCCGCTTCGGCGCCGAGATCAGCCCCCATCCTTCTCCCGCCCTTACACGTACCCCGGGGAGCGCCGACGAactcccccacccctacccctaccTACGGCGAAATGGGATTTTTTATTTCAACCAACCCGAGAGCCTATACGTGTGTGTCGGTCTGCGTTCCTCCCAGCCTACGCCCGGTCTGCAGACCCGGGACCTGGGTCTCCACTGCGGCTGTTTACGAACCTGGAAGGCCACGCGGAGCCTATAAATAGGGAAGGTGGAAGCGGATCGACTGGCAGATCAATAGGGCCGTGCTGTCTTATTAATTATGAAAGGATTCGCCtcatctctccccccccccacccggCCCCTCTGCCGAGCCCTTAATGGCGGTTCCTTTGCAAGCGGCCTTTTGCCACCGCAGAGGAAGAGGTGTGTGGCGGTTAGGGTCCAGCCAGCAGGAAGGGTGGTTAGGGATCTGGCCCACCTGAGGCCTGGGCAGCCCGCTGACCACCAGCTTTAGATCTCAGTGTGCAAGCCTGGCCCTCCAGCGCGCACAGGAAAGGCCTCTGCTCTCTAATTAACTCGAAAACGACTTCCTTCCCCCCACCTCCTCCAAGTACAAGCGGAATCTGGGAGCCATGGCCAAGTGTCCTAACTAATTAGGGTCCACAGAAGTCAGAGGGTCATCCCGACGGTGGGTGAATTCATCGCTGGCACCGCGTGCTCCTCTGGGCATTCTGGAAACCCGGCGAGGAAACAAAACGACACCCCCACTTCAAacaataacttttatttttatacttctcTATACTTTGTAGCAAATTTTTGCTgaatttaatttataataaactttttaaattacatctctctcttttttttttaaaatcaaggcTCTTTTATGTCAAAATCTTTTTTGTAactatattttagatttaacattgaTTACCCCCTTGTGATCTATACCGTTGGATATTCAGGTATGTGTAACAGTTAaaacaagagagaggagggaaaataAAGGCAGTGGACCTGAAAGACGCTTCGACAATAGCAGGTGAAACCGGCCCCTCGTGACCATAGCAGCATTTCTCTGACCACCTTTCCCACTATAAACAACCTCTCTCTCATCCTTAAAACGCAAAGCCCACACTCTTGTGTTTTCGCTTTTCTGGAGGAGAAATGTGCAGTGGAAATGATCAAAACAAGGTACTGTGGAAGAAAGACGTGAGTGTGACTATTCCCAGATGCTTTCCACGCGGACACCACTCTTGAATTCATTCCCCTGGCCTTCTCCTCTCCTCGCTTTCCTATTAGGAGGAGCCTATCATTTTTCATGTTATCAACATGATTAATATAGTAGGTGGCCCAGGGCCATTCCTGAGATTCTtttgccaaaaaataaaatatttttttttttaaaaatgggggtGAGTTTGccgttttcttatttttatgtgaaGACGGACTAAAGCTGAGGTCCGGTTTTGGCTGTGCTTGCTTGCTCACTGATCGGTAACATTTGGCAAATAAAAACACGAAGgatcaaacaaaattaaaaaaaaaaaaaggagagaaacagaagattTCCCACAATCCCATATGAGTGTTTTCAACATCACAGAGAATCACAATGTCCTCAGAGAACGGATGGCTCTTCCTCTCGATTTCCGGGAGCATGGAGTGAGTGTGGGTGGGTGCGCAGGGGGGCGGGGACCCGGTCCCGCGCTCAGAAGGAAAGCCAGGTCGCTAAAGCTGCCGAGAGAGACACCAGGAGCACGGAGAGCGCCGGGAGCAGGGACCCGGCCGCCCCGTTGCCGCCGCCGCAGAGTTCGAATAAGCTGCCTTGGATGTTGAGGTTTTTCGATTCTTTTCTCAGTTTATCCCACATATCTTTCGCCCCTTCCTGGCAATCCGTAAGAGCTGTGACCGTGCAGCTGTGGAAATCCTCCCAGTATCTGGCgaggaacagaacaaaacagaaggcGTGGGATCACTTTGGGCGCGGGAGGACGGTAGGTCTGCGCCCCGGGTTATCGCACCCTCCCCAACTTTCCCCGGGCGCCTcctcacccacccacacacccccacTCGCCTCCCGCCTCCCAGACCTGTTCTGAGCTGGGCAACAACCAGCCAAATCTTCGGCCCATTCCAGAACCCCGGTCCCAGGGCGTGAGGCTCCCCTTTCCCTGTCTGATTTACCTAGTCCGGTGCCAAGCGAGGACCTGCCAGCCGGGAGCGGGGTCGCGCCCGCTGCGCGGCGCTGGCACGGCGTCCTGCGCAAACAGATTGCTCACCCTCCTCCGGGAAAGCTAAGAAAACAGCACTAAGCCTCGCAAGCTGCGGCCCATTAATGCCTCTTAGCTCGCAAGATGGGTGACTCGCTCCGAGCCAGGCCCTCCCCTCCTGGCTTCTCACACCCTCCACCCC includes:
- the Nrn1 gene encoding neuritin isoform X2 is translated as MGLKLNGRYISLILAVQIAYLVQAVRAAGKCDAVFKGFSDCLLKLGDSMANYPQGLDDKTNIKTVCTYWEDFHSCTVTALTDCQEGAKDMWDKLRKESKNLNIQGSLFELCGGGNGAAGSLLPALSVLLVSLSAALATWLSF